DNA from Mycobacterium sp. SMC-8:
CTGCGGCACGTCATGCAGTTCGAGCTCAAGCGGATCCAGCGCGAGGTCGGGATCACGTTCATCTACGTGACCCACGACCAGGAGGAAGCGCTCACGATGAGTGACCGCATCGCGGTCATGAACGCGGGCAACGTCGAGCAGATCGGAAGCCCGACCGAGATCTACGACCGTCCGTCCACCGTGTTCGTCGCCAGTTTCATCGGGCAGGCGAATCTGTGGGCCGGCCGTCGCACGGGCCGCGCCAACCGAGATTTCGTCGAGGTCGACGTGCTCGGCTCGACGCTGAAGGCACGTCCCGGTGAGACCACGATCGAGCCGGGTGGGCACGCCACGCTCATGGTGCGTCCTGAACGCGTCCGGGTGTCGATGGACGCACCCACCGGTGACGCAGCCGCCGTGCGCGCCACGGTCTCCGATCTGACATTCCAGGGTCCGGTGGTGCGGCTCTCGCTTGCCGCGCCGGACGGCTCGACGGTGATCGCGCACGTCGGACCCGAGCAAGAGCTGCCGCTGCTGCGTCCCGGCGACGAGGTACACGTGAGTTGGGCGCCGGACGCGTCGCTCGTGTTGCCCGGCGCCGACATCCCCACCTCGGAGGATCTCGAAGAGATGCTCGACGACTCCTGAGCGATTCCTGCTTGCCGACCCCATCCCCCTCCCTGGAGCCGACGAAAGGCACGTCTCACCATGTCCCGTGACATCGACCCTCAACTGCTCGCCCGGATGACCGCGCGCCGTACCTCGCGCCGCCGCTTCATCGGGGGTAGCGCCGCGGCCGCCGCGGGCCTGACCCTCGGTTCGTCCTTCCTGGCGGCCTGCGGGTCCGACAGCGGCACGTCGAGCACCACGGCCGAGGACAGCGGTCCGGCCAGCGGCACTCTGCGTGTCTCGAACTGGCCGCTCTACATGGCCGACGGTTTCGTCGCCGGCTTCCAGACCGCGACGGGCATCACGGTCGACTACAAAGAGGACTTCAACGACAACGAGCAGTGGTTCGCCAAGGTCAGGGAGCCGCTGTCGCGCAAGCAGGACATCGGCGCCGATCTGGTGGTGCCGACGGAGTTCATGGCCGTGCGCCTGCACAATCTGGGCTGGCTCAACGACATCAGCGACGAGGGTGTGCCGAACAAGACGAACATCCGGCCCGACCTGTTGGAGAGCAAGACCGATCCTGGCCGCAAGTACAGCGCCCCATACATGTCCGGCCTCGTCGGCCTGGCCTACAACCGGGCCGCGACCGGCCGCGACATCACGTCGATCAACGACCTGTGGGATCCGGCGTTCAAGGGAAGGGTCAGCCTGCTGTCCGACGCTCAGGACGGCCTCGGGATGATCATGCTGTCCCAGGGGAATTCGCCGGAGAACCCGACCACCGAGGCGGTCCAGCAGGCCATCGACCTGGTCCGCGAGCAGAATGACCGCGGCCAGATCCGCCGGTTCACCGGCAACGACTACGCCGACGACCTCGCGGCGGGAAACATCGCTGTGGCACAGGCATATTCGGGTGACGTTGTACAGTTGCAGGCCGACAACCCCGACCTTCAGTTCGTCGTCCCCGACACCGGCGGAACCACGTTCCTGGACACGATGGTGATCCCATACACCACGCAGAACCAGAAGGCCGCCGAGGCGTGGATCAACTACATCTACGACCGCGCCAACTACGCCAAGCTGGTGGCGTACACCCAGTTCGTCCCGGTGCTGTCGGACATGACCGCCGAACTGGAGAAGGTCGACCCGGCCGCGGCGAGCAACCCGCTGATCAACCCGCCCGCCGACGTGCTGGCGCGGTCCAAGAGCTGGGCCCCGCTGACCGACGAGCAGACGCAGGAATACAACACCGCGTATGCGGCCGTCACGGGCGGCTGACGCGGTGACAGCGCGGA
Protein-coding regions in this window:
- a CDS encoding ABC transporter ATP-binding protein translates to MIEIDHVTKRFGEYVAVADADFSIASGEFFSMLGPSGCGKTTTLRMIAGFETPTEGAIRLEGADVSRTPPNKRNVNTVFQHYALFPHMSVWDNVAYGPRSKKLDKGEVRKRVDELLEIVRLTDFAERKPAQLSGGQQQRVALARALVNYPSALLLDEPLGALDLRLRHVMQFELKRIQREVGITFIYVTHDQEEALTMSDRIAVMNAGNVEQIGSPTEIYDRPSTVFVASFIGQANLWAGRRTGRANRDFVEVDVLGSTLKARPGETTIEPGGHATLMVRPERVRVSMDAPTGDAAAVRATVSDLTFQGPVVRLSLAAPDGSTVIAHVGPEQELPLLRPGDEVHVSWAPDASLVLPGADIPTSEDLEEMLDDS
- a CDS encoding spermidine/putrescine ABC transporter substrate-binding protein, encoding MSRDIDPQLLARMTARRTSRRRFIGGSAAAAAGLTLGSSFLAACGSDSGTSSTTAEDSGPASGTLRVSNWPLYMADGFVAGFQTATGITVDYKEDFNDNEQWFAKVREPLSRKQDIGADLVVPTEFMAVRLHNLGWLNDISDEGVPNKTNIRPDLLESKTDPGRKYSAPYMSGLVGLAYNRAATGRDITSINDLWDPAFKGRVSLLSDAQDGLGMIMLSQGNSPENPTTEAVQQAIDLVREQNDRGQIRRFTGNDYADDLAAGNIAVAQAYSGDVVQLQADNPDLQFVVPDTGGTTFLDTMVIPYTTQNQKAAEAWINYIYDRANYAKLVAYTQFVPVLSDMTAELEKVDPAAASNPLINPPADVLARSKSWAPLTDEQTQEYNTAYAAVTGG